The following proteins come from a genomic window of Nothobranchius furzeri strain GRZ-AD chromosome 1, NfurGRZ-RIMD1, whole genome shotgun sequence:
- the LOC107376640 gene encoding uncharacterized protein, whose amino-acid sequence MALLFTSHSESLMESVRSAFHAQLATVMDSLLAAAVCEIAKIFESSLCEQQAELAHKTEEISILRCRLEKQERRQRAKGGGSEEGQVSERQEGMRQQTGSELNVEKPASSDSDPEEVFSTLKEEVTMQDGASIKHEHAGSQDTDGILTTGDNKQVEDLSATQTETKVSNWSESSHSTDHRPHQDQASAPFVSISQSGRCSPTTDPSLPPPGEWLPGLGSARGGVSGLDNLQTDCISCLAPASCSTESSCFRPGFKSDETSNEAEENAFQFLDRERENRHSNQNTDHSRDVEQKGTQSDHLHVPSGETAWQTGDVRAVRNPSNHTRRITNFGSRNPLRPQSNSSSLAARPLSSLIHHPAPGGGNGRPYSCPYCTKCFTYPSHQRRHLLRHTGVRPHPCQFCDKSFLTPSELTVHTRTHTGERPFGCAQCGKRFARSGNMRAHQRDVHMGKRPFACTECGKRFSHRGNLRVHNHRVHQGDPYYIDDQPEPDLDPNAI is encoded by the exons ATGGCTCTGTTGTTTACATCTCATTCAGAG AGCCTCATGGAGTCTGTTAGGAGTGCTTTCCACGCTCAGCTGGCCACCGTCATGGACTCTCTGCTGGCAGCCGCTGTGTGTGAGATCGCCAAGATCTTTGAAAGCAGCCTGTGTGAGCAGCAGGCTGAGCTGGCACACAAAACCGAGGAGATCTCCATCCTCCGGTGCAGGCTGGAGAAACAGGAGAGGAGGCAGAGAGCGAAGGGAGGAGGGAGTGAGGAGGGTCAGGTATCAGAACGACAAGAGGGTATGAGACAACAGACAGGATCAG AACTGAATGTGGAAAAACCTGCATCTTCTGATTCAGACCCAGAGGAAGTATTCAGCACGTTGAAAGAGGAGGTTACAATGCAGGATGGGGCTTCTATAAAACATGAG CATGCTGGTTCCCAAGACACAGATGGAATCCTGACTACAGGAGACAACAAACAGGTTGAAGATCTGTCTGCTACACAAACGGAGACTAAAG TATCTAACTGGAGTGAAAGCAGTCACAGCACAGACCACAGACCCCACCAAGATCAAGCCTCTGCTCCTTTTGTATCCATTTCCCAGAGCGGACGTTGTTCTCCCACAACTGATCCCAGTCTACCTCCACCAGGAGAGTGGTTACCAGGCCTGGGCTCTGCTCGAGGAGGTGTGTCAGGTCTAGATAACCTGCAGACAGACTGCATCAGCTGTTTGGCTCCAGCTAGCTGCAGCACCGAGTCCTCATGCTTCCGACCTGGTTTCAAATCAGATGAGACCAGCAATGAAGCCGAGGAAAACGCTTTCCAGTTTTTGGACCGGGAACGTGAAAACCGACACTCCAATCAGAACACAGATCACAGTCGGGACGTGGAACAGAAAGGGACTCAGTCAGACCACCTCCACGTTCCCTCTGGTGAAACAGCATGGCAGACGGGAGACGTCAGGGCTGTGAGAAATCCCAGCAATCACACACGACGGATCACAAACTTTGGTAGCAGAAATCCACTGCGACCTCAGTCAAATTCCTCATCGCTCGCTGCACGACCGTTAAGCTCTCTCATCCACCATCCAGCTCCTGGTGGAGGTAATGGACGACCTTACTCCTGTCCGTACTGCACAAAGTGTTTCACCTACCCTTCCCATCAGCGCAGACATCTTTTACGGCACACTGGAGTCAGACCGCATCCCTGTCAGTTTTGTGACAAGAGCTTCCTGACCCCATCGGAACTGACTGTCCACACTCGCACTCACACTGGAGAGAGGCCGTTTGGCTGTGCTCAGTGTGGGAAACGCTTTGCACGCAGTGGCAACATGAGAGCCCACCAACGAGATGTCCACATGGGGAAGAGGCCCTTTGCTTGCACGGAGTGTGGAAAAAGATTTTCCCACAGGGGGAACTTGAGAGTGCACAACCACAGGGTCCATCAAGGAGACCCGTACTACATTGATGATCAGCCTGAGCCTGACTTGGACCCAAATGCTATTTAA